The nucleotide sequence GAGGAGCTTCCTATCCTCTGGCTTAGCTTTTCCTCAGTCACTTTAAATGAGAACCTTGCTAACCTAGTGAGATGCCCCATTCAAGACAACGTCATAGCGGTGCTTCCATACCGTCCACGCCACAAGGACCATGACTATCCAAGTATCTGTCGAGTGCCTCTGACCCGAATCAATCAAAGTACACCGGTCACTAGCTCAGAACCATGGTTGGGTATCCATTGAGGCCTTCCCCTGTGGCCAAGAATGTCCGCCCACACCTATCTTGCAAGCACGCATTCAAAGCATGTGATGGACTTGTGTCCGGTGCATGTTCACAAAAAGGGCATTCCGCCAGATGAGCCAGGCCTCGCCATTCTAATCTATCAACCGTCCAACACCGGTTTCTCATCACAAGCCGTGAGAACATCATGCACGAGGAGTGCTTGGGAACGCCAAATCTGAACCATGCCAGTGTTCTCCACCCGACAAGCAAAGGGTGCCCGGTAAGCGGAGAGAGAGTAGAGAAGTGGGCGTCGCTCTCCTATGCTCAGACTAGAGCGTCCATAACGCCCTGAAGAAGCTACACCTCGGTCAAGCTGATCCACCAGCCAAATGAATTCACTGAGCACCTCTCGTACATATTAGGCGTCACATCCGCCCACCACCTTTCGTTCAATACCTTGCACACAATGCGCTTTCGGATGGCCTTCTTCTTaacaaaagcgaagaggttgtgCACGATGTCTTCTAGCCTCCCCTTGCTCAACCACTAGTCCGTCCAGAAGAGCGCCGAGGCATCGTTCCCCAACCTACACCTAGTACCGGACTTGTAGACACTGTCGGAGCTACATGTGCTCCTGCAGCAGCGTTCCCCAACTTTGACAAAATATCTGAAGAAATTTTATTAAGAGGTGCTTAATTAGAAAAAAAAATAGTGTATGGCCCCCTCAGAGATTGCTAGGGTTGCCTTTTGCCCCTCCAGCATTTCTTATCTAGCTCCGTCACTGCTTGTAGACCATGGCAGTTTGCATGATTTCCTCAAAACCAAGATGCGCCACTTCAATAAATGGCATTCTCGCGTTGTTTTCTTTCGATGGTTGTCCTTGTCCCTCAAAACCCCGTCCCACTTACAGAAACCTCTCGAAACATGGAAATTTCTCGACACTGGTGACTAGAAGTTGCCCATACCTGTCGGCTTAAAATTGCACAAACTGAGGCTTTCCAAAATCTGACACTGGTTGAAACCTGCTAATGCAATCTCCGATTTGTTTTTCCCCCTCCTAACTTCTGAAACTAAACTAAACCGCTCCAGTTTGGAATGCATTTCAACGGTGCAACGGCTACCACAACTTTTGGTTTGTGGTTTCTAATTCTGATCGATGCGGACAAACTGTAGATTTGGCAGTTTATTTTTGGGAGCTCTCAGCATGGCCACAACTTTCAGAAGTTCACGAGCACCGCACGCAGTATAGACCAGATGTTGCTGCTCTGTAGTAGGAAATGAAAATGAGTTCGTTTTGCATTTGGGCACATGCATGGCGCTGACAGGAAAGGCGAATCCAATAGTTCAAATGGCACAGCGTGTAGTCGACTATGTTCTCGCTGGAGATGTCAACAACAGAAATCAAGACAAACTGTAGCAATCATTGAAAGTGAGCATGGTCCTTCCATAAATTTGATAAATGAACACCATTAGGGACCTACACATGACATAAGAGTGGAATCTGCAAAGTCCAATCTTGTGTCACATCATTGCAGCAAACAACAGCATGAATACACGGAAATGAAAATCGTAGTGGCTGATCTATATATACCATGGAAGAGAGGAATGGAAATGAAAATAGATGGGTAAAAGATGAACCATATAGATGTAGATCTGGATCTACCATCAAAATGGTTAGAAGAGGAAAGCACGAATATTGGGCCGTTCTCCTGTCCATTTACAATCTTCATAAATATATATATTTGATCTTTCTGGGATATGTACGCACCACGACAACCAAAACCTCGCAAAAACTAAAAAGAATGCCAACTCTATACCATCTAACGCTCATACAAAGAATCAGAAGTTATGAATGAAATTTCTCCCATCTCGCTAGAAGGGAGCGAATACTAGACAACCATATGTAGCAACCGATACAAGATAGCAGCTTTCAAACTAAATATATATATCAAACTCGGGAAGAGCGAGCACAACTGAGGGGGATCCTTATCTTCTAGCATTCACAGCCTGACGAGCGTTGTTGCCTTCCAGCACCGCCCATGTCGATTGTATCAGGGAGATATCTACAAGAATTTAGCAAAACGTCAATATAGCTGCTAACATACTGTTAGTGCATCTCCGTGTTGCTATTTTGAAATGCCCTCCCCTCCAAGGAAAATAATCGAGTAAGAATTATCCCTTTGTATAAACAACGCATCTACTGCAAGAAGTAAACTTACATATCTTCTTCAGGTTCATTCTTGATAGCATTCCTTGCTATACACTCGAAAGCTGCTTCCACATTGAAGCCTTCTTTAGCAGACGTCTCAAAATAAGGGATGTTTCCCTTGGAAGCACACCAAGCTTTAGCCTTTTTCTCAGAAACCTGAAAGACAAGTGGTCTCAAAAATATCATAAAGTATATATATCAAGTGAAAGCAAGAAAAATAGGCACTTTGTTGCGAAGAATACTCACAGTCCTGCTGTTACCACCATCAACATCAATCTTGTTTCCAAGTAAAACAAAAGGGAAATTCTCTGGATCTGATGGGCTAGCCTGCAACAGGAATGACGGGCCAAACTTTCAATATACCATACATATTGCAGTACATTTGATCGACCGGCAACTAAGCAAGCTACTTACTTGAATTAGAAATTCCTCACGCCAGTTGTTGAGTTTTTCAAACGACTTGGTAACATTGACATCATATACAAGAACACAACAGTCAGCTCCCCGGTAAAACGCCACACCGAGACTCTGAAAACGTTCCTGTCCAGCCGTGTCCCATATCTAGGTTCCAGGAAAAACAAAAATGTGGTAAGATTAAATGAGAGTGGAACTATTGTTTCACAAGGAACAAAGTAGACAGATGTACATTCTAGTGTTCTCATAAAAATATTCAGGCTATAGATATACGTAATGATTAACTAGCTAGGGCAGTGAAGATTTGGGGTTAGTTCGCTTTTTTTGTCCCAATAACGCACGCAATCCACGCTTCTTTGCAATAGAAGAAGAAAGACACACAGCAGCAAGCACAACAAAAATGAAGGCTTCACAGCAACCAAAAACAAAATACACGCAAAAGCAGAACAGAAAAAAAAACTATAAGCAGCTAGGCCATTTGCACTAGCAAAATAACATCAACCATATTAAGCGTCCGGTGAATGCACACAGAGTTACTTCACTGAATTGTGCAAAATACATAATTTAGGTAATAAAATCATTGGACCGATATTAACGAAAACGTAACAGAATGTTCTTCGTATTTGTTTCCATCTTTTTTAAAGAGAGTACAATTATTTTCACTTGCAGTCAAGATTATTTAAGAATGTTGTTCATACTTCAGTTCATTTCATCTTAGAAAAGTATCTAATGTTATCAACTAGTAATCACAGCCATCAGAATATTTGTAAATCAAGTAAAATAGCTAAAATCAAATCAAGCAGCATACCAAATACAAAGTTTGCTATTGTAAAAAAGTATCTAATGTTATCAAGTAATCACAGCCATCGGAAAATTTGTAAATCAAGTAAAATAGCTAGAATCAAATCAAGCAGCATACCAAATACAAAGTTTGCTATTGTATAACTAAAAAGACAGTGGACTCCAAAAAAAAAATCATTTGTTTATGCTTATTCAAATAAACTACCCGGCGGGGATAAAAAGACAAATGTCTGAACCTCAGGTATAGGTATAAATGAATTGTTTGGCTATCCCATATGGTCATATCCTTGATTTAAATATGATGAATGAGAGATGGGCCATAGAGAACGCAGCTGAACAGGCTGTTTCATTGCTGTCCTGTTAAATAGAAAAGATGGCAGGGTCTCTGAACGTTCAATACTCTAGTCCAGATTTAAGAAAGTTGAGTGCCAGCGGATAACAGCTCAACAAAGTAGTTCATTCCCAGTCATAAAAATCTGGAAATTTCTTAGTCTTAACCAAAGCAAGCAAGTCGGTACATGGTCCATAAAGTTCGAGTAATGGTACCTATGTGTTAATCAATTTATGACAATCAGAGTACTGCAGTATTGGGACGCATCAATTATACTATATGTAACAGAGTAACAGAAAGAGACCCCAGAGTAAGATAAAAAAGGATAGGACCGATGGCTACAATATAAGTAATATTGCATAGCTTTTTAATAGTAACTCACATTAGTGAAGCCATAACTTAGCAAAAGTCATGTTTCCTCTGGACTTGGCcagattttatttttctttgttcATGCACATAGTGTTGGGCCACTGGAAGGTGTAAGACAGCTTTCTCTCTGTCTTAATGCACAGACATGCAATTCCCCTGCATTGTTTCTAATTACTATTTTTCCCTCTGAACTACGGTCTCAGTCCTCTAATCCTTGAGAAATTGTAATATAGAGGCAGTGCAAACCAAGTGGACAACTGAACTAGAGCTGAACTGATGTAATTTCTTATGACATAATGTGCCTTTCGATTGGGTAAGGTAAATCTACCCTAAAAACAATCCAACCATCTGTAATCGCATTAACCTATCCGATAAGCACCTACCAGCAGAACGTTTGCAAAAGTATATTCTTTCGAATTGGGTAAGGTAAATCTACCCTAAAAACAATCCAACCATCTGTAATTGCATTAACCTATCCGATAATCACCCACCAGCAGAACGTTTGCAAAAGTACATAACTCTATAATAAACCAAAAATGTCGCTTATGTTGACCTGAATAACTCAGGAACCAACCTTCTCAACCTGTCATAAACAAACTGCAGAGTACAAGGGTCCTAGTTTAGTAGTACTACCACTAAACTTGATCATCATCGGACCTACTCAAGAATTCAGAACACTAACCAGAGAATGGGAACTTTTCGGTTTCACGCAAGTGTCACATACTCACATCTCTAACAGCATAGAATCTGTTAGTGTTCTAATACACCCAGAGCTAATTGCCCAACAATAAAACTAGCACCAAGCACGTCAGTAGTAGATTGAATGAAGAACCTGTAGAGTGAAGAGGCGGTCGTCGATCTTGACCTCCTTGGTGAGGAAATCGGCGCCGATGGTGGCCTTGTACTGGTTGCTGAACTTGTTGTTGACGTACCTGCACAGGAACCAACCACCCAAATCGTTCAAACCCCCCGCACAGAAATAACCCGAATCAGACGAATCGGACAGGGAGAGA is from Triticum urartu cultivar G1812 unplaced genomic scaffold, Tu2.1 TuUngrouped_contig_5757, whole genome shotgun sequence and encodes:
- the LOC125529667 gene encoding ras-related protein Rab7, with protein sequence MASRRRMLLKVIILGDSGVGKTSLMNQYVNNKFSNQYKATIGADFLTKEVKIDDRLFTLQIWDTAGQERFQSLGVAFYRGADCCVLVYDVNVTKSFEKLNNWREEFLIQASPSDPENFPFVLLGNKIDVDGGNSRTVSEKKAKAWCASKGNIPYFETSAKEGFNVEAAFECIARNAIKNEPEEDIYLPDTIDMGGAGRQQRSSGCEC